GGTCCTCCAAATGGCACTGGGGTCCTGGAGAAAGAGAGCAGCAGGAGAGGTGGGCTGTGTGGAACAGGGACAGCAGTATACTGACATGTGGGTCACATGTATGGGCCCCTCCCTgctgctctctgagcctcagttttcccttctATAAGCAAGACtctgtacatcttttttttttttttttttgtcacccaggttggagtgcaggagggcaatcttggctcactgcaacctctgcctcccaggttcaagcaattctcctgcctcagcctcctgagtagctgggattacaggtttgtaccacacacccacctaatttttatatttttagtagagatggggtttcaccatgttggccaggctagtctcgaactcctgacttcgtgatccgcccacctcggcctcccaaagtgctgggattacaggcataagccaccactcccagcgaTTCTGTACCTCTTAAGAGGTTTTTTCAACTTTGCCCATTTTGAAGTCTGCGCCTACATGGGTGGCTCATTGCTTAGCAATAGAAATGAAGCTGATAGAGTCAGAATTGACTTGTCCTAGGCAAGACTCTAGACTCCCCTTCAGTAAGCTTCCCTTAGGACAAAAGGCCCAAAACTAGAGAGAGAAGAGAACATTAGAAAGAGCACTGAAAATCAGGGGGAAAATGCAGATTACAACATACATGACATTTCTCCTCCAGGACACTGGCACAATGAAATCATTTGATAACGAGGCAAAGTTGGTGAGGTGGCAGGGGAAAAGTTTCACAGCGTGCTGCTGGTTAGAGGGTAAGCCAGTGCTGCTACCGCAGAAGACAATGTGGCAGATCTTTGTAACCTGAAATGTGTGAGCTATGTCACCCCGCACCTCCACCTCCGAGCATATGGCTTAGGGAAGCACAGGCGCGTAGGCACTGGGATGCAGACCTCAGCAGCACATTAGTGACAAATCAGAAACCACCCATATGTCCACTAGCAGAGAAATGGGCAAGACAGAGAGAGCATGTTCACACGATAGAAAACTATAcagcaggctgggcacaatggctcacacctgtaatcccaacagtttgggacgtcaaggcgggccgatcacctgaggtcaggagttcgaaaccaggctggcccacatggtgaaaccccatctctagtaaaaacacaaaaattagctgggcatggtggtgggtgactgtaatcccagctacttcagaggctgaggcaggagaattgcttgaacctgagaggcagaggttgcagtgagctgacattgtgccattgcactccagcctgggccacaaaagcgaaactctgccccaccccgccaaaaaaaaaaaagaaaaagaaaactatacagCAGCTTAAAAGGAACTAGAGCTCTATGTACTAGTATGGTAGATTTTGAAAGCATAATGTTGAGTAAAAAAAGCAAGTTAACAGAATGAAACGCAAagtattaaaacacacacacacacacaaacatcatTCCCCCTACAGGCATGCAGTTGCCCACACAAAATGTTCTGAGCCCATACAGGCCAGCCTGACAACCATGTTACCTTTAGGAAGGCAACTGGGATTGAAGGATGGTGAGCAAAGGGGCTCTACATTTATTTgcctaacattttttaaaagaaaacctatgTATGTGATTTTAataatactgttttgttttgttttgagacaaggtcttgctctgtcactcaggctagagtgtagtagaACGATCTTGgcacaccgcaacctccgcctcccaggttcaagcgattctcccacctcagcctcctgagtagctgggattataagtgtgcgccaacaagcccagctaagttttgtatttttagtaaaaacgaggtttcaccatgttgaccaggctggtcttgaacttctgacctcaagtgacctgcctgccttggcctcccaaagtgggattacaggcatgagccaccacacctggccttaatactgtttgttaattttaagaaaaataaaaatcattgctTGTGTTGTTTTTCCAGCAGCCTGGGACCAGTGGGAAGAGGATAGTGCTTGCCTCTGGGGTGGAAAGACAAACCTCGGGCCAGGGCCTGGGTCCCAGCCAGGAAAGCATTTCTGCCTGGACCACCCCAGTTTTGGTGGCAACAGCCAGGCCTCACAGGAACAGGCTGGGTGGTGTCCAAGCCATGCAAGGCCCACAGTTAGGCCCTTGACCGGGAGCCCAGGGCCCTGGAAGCTGAGCACATCTTGGCCACCCAAACTGCTGTTTctcttctctatgcctcagttgcTCTTTCTCCCTCAGAAGAGGTCTGGGTGCAGGGCTCCCTAAGACCCTCtttctgctggtgggaatgtgccTTGCTGTCATACTTGAGGCATGAGATCAGTGGGAGATGCAACCTGAGTGGCCCAGCCTGGAAGCTGCCTGCCAGGACTGAATGTCTGCTGTAGGTTTCAAATGGCTGGGCAGGCAGGGTCTGAGGGCCCAGGAGGAGATAGGGCAGTCCTGCCTGGCGGGAAACTCCAGAATGTCTGTTAATGGCTTGTGACTCACACAGCGCCTGCTAGGCCCAATTCTTCCCATCAGGACCCTCTCTGCCTATTCAGATATTTGAGGGCAGTCACATCCCTCTGGAGCTGGCTCTTCTCAAGGCAGATCACCACTAGTTCCTTCAGCCTTTCCTCCTAAGTTCTGATTTTCCAGGCCTAGCTAGGCTCCGGCGCCCACCCGTCTGTCTTAGACAGACACAGTCTCCACGTGTGGTCTGAGCAAATGCCAGAAGAGCAGGACCATGGCGTCCTCTCTGTGGACTCCTTTTCCCCACTAAATGCAGTCCAGACCAGAGGAGCATATTCAGAAATAGCACCAGACCGAGGAAGCCAATGCAGTTAACATGCACCCCTCAGCCCAAGGCCTTCCTCCAGTGCCAAACTTCTGTCTTGATTCCTATGGTTTGTTTTCAGGCCTCCAGTGCAGAATGGTAAATGTATCCCTTTTAAGCTCTCCCCTGTCCAAACCTCATCTCAGCtgtaaataataatcataataggccaggggcagtggctcatgcctgtaatcccagcactttgggaggccgaggcgggtgaatcacgagttcaggagttcaagaccagcctggccaacatagtgaaacccctgtctctaccaaaaatacaaaaaattggccgggcgcagtggctcacacctgtaatcccagcactttgggaggctgaggtgggaggatcttgagagcatcctggctaacacagtgaaaccctgtctctattaaaaatacaaaaaaattagccaggtgtggtggcgggcacctgtagtcccagctactcaggaggctgaggcaggagaatggcgtgaacccgggaggtggagcttacagtgagccgagatcacaccactgcactccagcctgggccacagagcgagactccgtctcaaaaaaaaaaaaaaaaaaaaaaaaaaaaaaaaaaaaaagccgggtatggtggtgggtgcctgtaatcccagctactcacgaggctgaggcaggagaatcccttgaacccaggaggaggaggttgcagtgagccgagattgtgccattgcactccagcctagccaacagtgccagactccgtctcaaataataattaatagtaacaataatagttATTGTTTGTTGAAAGTTTCTTGCCAGAAACTTTACCTATGGCTTCTCATGTCATCCCCACAGCAAccttatgaagtaggtactataaacccctcattttacaggtggggcaatggaggctcagagaggttaagtcactcgCCCAAGGTCACACGGGCAGGCCTAGGGTCTGCATTTAAGTCCACGTGGAGGCCCCATGCTCTAAACCAATAAAGGCCACTGCTGTGTGGCCCTCACTCTGGCGTCCAGTGTTTCACTGCCACTCTCCACTTCGCGGCATCCTCAGAGCTACCTTGTTGGCCTCTTCTAGGCCATTGGTGAAAGGAAAAGCTgagctggcctcaaactgctgAAATCTGGGGACTCCTCAGAGAAGGACACAAACCTAGATGTTCATCAAAGAGGTAGCACACAGCAGCCATGAGGAACAAGGCACTGGTCTCTGGAGTCAGACAAACCCAGACCAGAACCCCAGCCCTGCCGGTGCTTCCCTGTTTTGTGACTTTGGCCGGGTTGTTCATATTCCTGAGCCGCAGCCTCTTCATCTGCAGAACAGGAAAACTCATAGCACCCGCCCACCATGTCCTGGAGAGGATCCAAGATGTGCGGCACCTTCACTCTTCATTTCTCCCacgtttactgagcacctactaggtgcGGAGGCGCTGTTCCAGCCAGAACTCAAAGAGTAGAAAGCGCTGGGGACAGAGCCTGGCCTGCAGAAAGTGCTCAGGAAACGCAGGCTCCCGCTGTGGCTCTGACTGGCTTCCCGCCCCTCCCGGTCTGTCCCCGGGCTGCCCGCCCCACCTTACTTGTTGAAATTTCGGTAGTCGTTGGGGCTGGGGGTGTGACTTCGGCCATCGCTCTGGTAGTCCCGGTAGCTGACGAACTCCTGCCAGGGGCAGCGGTAGCCCTTGGGGATGGCGGTGTGGTTGAACTTCTCTGGCGGGACGCCCTTCAGCGGCTCCGCATAGCCTAGGGGCGGAGGGGAAGGGGGCGCCTCGGTTCTTCcaccctcagcccccagccccacctcgCCCCACCCCCATTCCGCGGATGCGGTTGGAAGAGGGAAGATCCGAGTTAGGGGAGAGGAGTGGGGGAACAGGATGCCACAGTTGCTCCAGCACAGGAGACCCCTTCCCGTCCCAGGAAACACGGAGGACTGCAGTGAGGAAGCCACGAGTTCGCGGCGCGGGTTGCAGTCTTGGCCTTGGCTGACtcgctgtgtgacctggggcgcGGCGGCGTGTGTGTTGGGGAAGGGGGTGGACTAGCTTTCTGGGTGCTCGTCCTGCCCCATGGGAAGCACACCCATGCTTCAGGCCCCCAAGCCCTGGTCCCAGGACCCGAGGAGGCCACTCACCTGGCGCCAAGGCGCTGGGGCTGGGGACGCACCCAGCTGGGGCAGCTGCAGAGTGGGCGCCCTCAGGACCCCCGAGTGAGGCCCCGGGTGAGGCCCGGAAGATGTGGAGCTCCGAGCGGTAGTTCTGCCCCTCGGGGCCATTGGCATTGGCAACCTGGGCACAGGGGCGGGCTCTCAGAGGCCACTGACGACCTCCCGCCCCCAGCcgccttccccttcccccagcttCCCTTCCAGGGAGCTCCGCTCCACGCTCACCGTCCCCGACTCCGCTGTTCCAGTCACCTTCCTCTTGGCGCTTCCGGCCAGCATCTGGGAGCGAGGGGGTAGAATAAACCGCGGAGAGGCTCAGCGGGGCAGGGGACCAGGGTTttccctccaccaaaaaaaaaaaaaagaagaaaaaagggaaaggcaAGAATCCTAACGCCCATCATCGGGAACAGGGATGAGTTACTAGTTTACAGCGCTAAACCCGGTGCCTGGGACCGAGAAATACTCGATATATGTTAATTGCTATTGTAATGCTGAGTCTGGGCAAGATACTTAGTTTCCCTGAGCCTCAATGTCCTTCTCTATAGaatgaggatgatggtgatgaaggtCTCTTCCTCAGAAGAATCTATGAGCATTAAATGAGACACCTGCAAAGTGCTTAGCTAGCACTGACTTAGGCACATAGCAAGGGCGGGTgttttgtcatctttatttttctgccaCATCACTCCCTCTCAGTTGCCTCCTGTCTGGCCCAGAAATTAAGTGGAGGATGGATGGAATAGCCCTGGCTTCCTTAGAAGTATCTGGAACTACCTGCTGCCTTTCTGAAGTCAAGGGAAGAACCCTTCTTGCCTTTCTTCTCCACCAGCAGGTTATTCCACGGCCTTTCCTTCCTCCagtgggaggaagaaaaaaaggcattctACATTTTCCACCTTAGATCAGGCCCAAGTCTAAACTAGATCCTGCCTGCTGCAAATTTAGCCTGGAATGCATGCCTGTCTTcgcagttttttttctttttttttttttgtaggaggCAGACTACCTTCACTCAACGGCTTATCCTCAACCCTCTTAATCTACTTGGTTCACTTTGTTCTGTAGCCAGGGTGAGATGCCTAAAAAGATAATACTTCTCAAGGATTACACAGAAAGGCAGGAGCTTCATCTGATGGGAACATCACAGTCTTCAGCCTGGCTTACCATTTGGCTTTAGGCTAACCACTGGCTCTCTGTcgtcctcagtttccccatgagCACAATGGTGGCTTACTCACCGCCCGCTGGCTGGCTGCTAACTCGAAAGTGAACTTCTGCACACGGCGCTGCCTCTTCTGGAAGAGGAGGGACCCTCTGTTGTTGCGTAGTGACAGCTCCTCCATCATCAGGTCCTGGGGCACGCTCAACTTCTTGCCCAGGTCCA
The Chlorocebus sabaeus isolate Y175 chromosome 23, mChlSab1.0.hap1, whole genome shotgun sequence DNA segment above includes these coding regions:
- the MYOZ3 gene encoding myozenin-3; translation: MIPKEQKGPVMAAMGNFTEPVPTLDLGKKLSVPQDLMMEELSLRNNRGSLLFQKRQRRVQKFTFELAASQRAMLAGSAKRKVTGTAESGTVANANGPEGQNYRSELHIFRASPGASLGGPEGAHSAAAPAGCVPSPSALAPGYAEPLKGVPPEKFNHTAIPKGYRCPWQEFVSYRDYQSDGRSHTPSPNDYRNFNKTPVPFGGPLVGGTFPRPGTPFIPEPLSGLELLRLRPSFNRVAQGWVRNLPESEEL